The following is a genomic window from Strix uralensis isolate ZFMK-TIS-50842 unplaced genomic scaffold, bStrUra1 scaffold_564, whole genome shotgun sequence.
CCGTCCTGCTCCAGTTCTGCACCGACCCCAAGAACCCCATCACCGTCATCCGCGGGCTGGCCGGCTCCCTGCGCCTCAGTGAgtgcggggggggcaccccaaagcCTGGGGGGGGGCCCCGAGATcccggggggggaccccaaaatcccggGGGGGGGCTCAAAATCCCGGGGGGGGGGCCCAGAATCCCGGGGGGGGGCCCAAAGCCTGAGGGGGGGACCCCGAAATCCCAGGGGGGGCTCAAAAGCCCGAGGGGGGGGCCCAAAGcctggggggggaccccaaaatcccggGGGGGGGCCCTGAAATCCCGGGGGGGGGCTCAAAAGCCCGGGGGGGGGCTCAaaagcccgggggggggggcccagaatccggggggggggggcccaaaGCCTGAGGGGGGGACCCCGAAATCCCAGGGGGGGGCTCAAAAGCCCGAGGGGGGGGCCCAAAGCCTGGGGGGGGACCCCGAAATCCCGGGGGGGGGCCCTGAAATCCCGGGGGGGGCTCAaaagcccgggggggggggcccagaATCCCGGGGGGGGGCCCAAAGCCTGGGGGGGGGAACCCGGGAtcccggggggggggccctgaAATCCCGGGGGGGGGCCCAAAgcccgggggggggtccccagaatCTTGGGGGGGGGGCCAGAATCCCGGGAGGGGGCTCAAAagaccgggggggggggcagaatcCCGGGGGGGGGCCCAAAGCCCGGGGGGGGCTCAAAATCCTGGGGGAGGGGCCCAGaatcccgggggggggggctcaaAAGACCGAGGGGGGGCCCAAAGCCTGGGGGGGACCCCGAAATCCCAGGGGGGGGCTCAAAAGCCCGGGGGGGGGCTCAAAATCTGGGGGGGTGGCCCAGAATCCCGGGGGGGGGCCCAAAGCCCGGGGGGGGCTCAAAATCCCGGGGGGGGACCCTGAAATCCCGGGGGGGGGCCCAgaatcttggggggggggctcaaaagaccggggggggggggggggcaaaaatccctggggggacaccccaaaatccCATCCCTGTCTGCATTGGTGCCCCTTtagccccatccctgtcccacagACCCCCCCTGACCCCATGGAGACCCCCCCCCACTTCTGGGGACCCCCCTCCACTTCTGGGGACCCCCCCATTTTTGGGGACCCCCCttccccatggcccccccccccttttcccagaCCTGGGGCTTTCCAGCACCAAAGTCACCTCTGGACCCCCCTTACCCCCATTCCtgtccccacagaccccccctgaccccctggggaccccccccccacttctGGGGACCCCCCCCTATTTctgggtccccccccacccccatagggaccccccttccccatggcccccccccccttttcccagaCCTGGGTCTTTCCAGCACCAAAGTCACCTCTGGTCCCCCCTTACCCCCATTCCtgtccccacagaccccccctgaccccatggggacccccccaaaccttctGGGGACCCCCTCCCActtctggggacccccccccacttCTGGGGACCCCCCCTATTTCTGGGGACCCCCCCTTCCCCATGGCCCCCCCCTTTTCCCAGACCTGGGTCTTTCCAGCACCAAAGTCACCTCTGGACCCCCCTtacccccatccctgtccccacagaccccccctGACCCcatgggccccccccccccacttctggggaccccccccacttCTGGGGACCCCCCCCTATTTctgggtccccccccacccccatagGGACCCCCCTTCCCCATGGCCCCCCCCTTTTCCCAGACCTGGGTCTTTCCAGCACCAAAGTCACCTCTGGTCCCCCCTTACCCCCATTCCtgtccccacagaccccccctgaccccatggggacccccccaaaccttctGGGGACCCCCTCCCActtctggggacccccccccacttCTGGGGACCCCCCCCTATTTctgggtccccccccacccccatagGGACCCCCCCTTCCCCATGGGCCCCCCCTTTCTCCAGACCTGGGTCTTTCCAGCACCAAAGTCACCTCTGGACCCCCCTtacccccatccctgtcccacagccccccctgaccccctggggaccccccaaaccttctggggaccccccccaaccTCACAGGCCCCCCCATTTTTCCCTCTCGCGGGCAGACCTGGGGCTGTTCAGCACCAAGACGCTGGTGGAGGCGAGCGGGGAGCACGCGGTGGAGGTTCGCACCCAGGTCCAACAGCCCTCGGACCAGAACTGGGACCTGTCGGGCACCCGCCAGGTGTGGCCCTGCGAGAGCAGCCGCTCCCACACCACCATCGCCAAGTACGCCCAGTACCAGGCCTCCTCCTTCCAGGAGTCCCTGCAGGTCAGTGGGGGGGGGTACGGGGGgtaggggacatgggggggacatgggggggacatgggggacatggggggacatggggggacatgggggacacgtggggacatgaggagaggggatatgggggggacaggggggacagaAGCATCACCCAGGACACCCAGTGCTGGGTCTGCTCCTTCCAGGAGTCCCTGCAGGTCagtgggggggggcacgggggggctatgggggacaggggacatggggggacatgggggggacacatgggggacacgtggggacatgaggagaggggatatgggggggacaggggcacAGAAGCATCACCCAGGACACCCAGTGCTGGGTCTGCTCCTTGTAGGAGGCTCTGAAAGTAatttggggggggcatgggggggctatggggacagggacatgggggggacatgggggacacatgggggacacgtggggacacgaggagaggggatatgggggggagACAGGGGGGACAGAAGCATCACCCAGGACACCCAGTACCAGGCCTCCTACTTGTAGGAGTCCCTGCAGGACAGtgggggggggtatggggggaaggggacatgggggggacatgggggacacgtggggacatgaggagaggggatatgggggggacagggggcaCAGAAGCATCACCCAGGACACCCAGTGCTGGGTCTGCTCCTTGTAGGAGGCCCTGCAGGTCAGTgggggggggtacgggggggctatgggggacaggggacacggggggacacgtgggggacatgtggggacacGAGGAGAGGTgaggggggggacagaggggacagaaCCGTGGCCAAGGACACCCAGTGCTGGGTCTGCTCCTTCCAGGAGCCCCTGCAGGTCAGTGGGGGGGGGGTACGGGgggcaggggacatggggggacatgggggggacatggggggacatgtggggacaTGAGgagaggggatatgggggggacagggggcaCAGAAGCATCACCCAGGACACCCAGTGCTGGGTCTGCTCCTTGTAGGAGGCCCTGCAGGTCAGTgggggggggtacgggggggctatgggggacaggggacacggggggacacgtgggggacatgtggggacacGAGGAGAGGTgaggggggggacagaggggacaggacCGTGGCCAAGGACACCCAGTGCTGGGTCTGCTCCTTCCAGGAGCCCCTGCAGGTCAGTGGGGGGGGGTACGGGgggcaggggacatggggggacatgggggggacatggggggacatgggggggacacgcgggggacatggggacacagggagaggGGACAAGGGGGACAGAAGCATCACTCAGGACACCCAGTGCCGGGTCTGCTCCTTCCTGGGGGCCCTGAAggtcgggggggggggacaggggacaggggggGGACAtagaggggacacgggggggacacggggagccAGAGAGGACACGGAACTGGTGGCACTTGGGGACAGCACACGGGGGTGGCCGAAGGGACACGGGGACACTGCGGGGAAGGGGCGGGATGGGAATGGCCCCAAATGGCCCCGAGTGTCCCCAGGTgtcccctggggtgtccctgagTGTCCCTGAATGTCCCCTGGGGTCCTTGgcgtgtccccaagtgtcccctggTGTTCTTGGGGTGCCCCCGAGTgtcccctggggtgtccccaagtgtcccctaGGGTATCCCCAAGTGTCTTCTactgtcccctcatgtcccctggGGTCCTTGGCGTGTCCCCAACTGTTCCTGAGTgtcccctggggtgtccctgagTGTCCTCTagtgtcccctcatgtcccctggggtccttggggtgcccccaagtgtcccctggggtgtccccaagtgtcctctagtgtcccctcatgtcccctggGGTCCCTGGTGTGTCCCCAACTGTCCCTGAGTgtcccctggggtgtccctgagtgtcccctgaggtgtccccaagtgtcctcTACTGCCCCCTCATGTCCCCTGGGGTCCTTGgggtgtccccaagtgtcccttGGGGTGTCCCTGagtgtcccctcatgtcccctggggtccttggggtgcccccaagtgtcccctggggtgtccccaagtgtcctctagtgtcccctcatgtcccctggggtccttggggtgcccccaagtgtcccctggggtgtccctgagtgtcccctcatgtcccctggGGTCCTTGGgctgtccccaagtgtcccctggggtgtccccaagtgtcctcTACTGCCCCCTCATGTCCCCGGGGGTCCTTGGCGTGTCCCCAACTGTCCCCGAGTGTCCCCTGGGGTGTCCCCGAGTGTCCCCTGGGTTCCGGGGGGGTTCTGAGGTGACGTCCCCGCAGGAGGACAAGGACAGTGAGGATGAGGAGGCCGAAGAGCCCGACAGCACCACGGAGACGCCCCCCGGgtagggcccccccccccccgccccccgcgtcCCCCGCGTCCCCTCTTGGGGACAACCCGTGGAGGGGGGGACATGtcacccccccccatcccccaacCTGGGTCCTGGTGTCCCCAAGGGGGTTTCTGgtgtcactgggggggggggtcgtggggtccctggggggtccctGTGTCCTTCGGGGGGGTTAaggggtccccagggtgtccccaggggggggtccctgggtccTTGGGGGGGTCCTGATGTCCCCaaggggtccctggggggtccctGTGTCACTAAGGGGGGGGTCCCCTGTGTCCTTGGGGGGGTCATGAGGTCCCCAGAGGGTCCCTGTGTCACTGGGGGGGGGGTCAtggggtccccagggtgggggggggggtgtccccacagccctggggtATCCCCCATCCCCACGCACTGGAGGGGGGACATGtgacccccctcccccccacacACTTCTTGGGGACCCCAGTTGGGgaccccccgtgtcccctgtgtcccctgggaccccccccgtgtccccccctgtgaccccccccgtgtccccccccgccccccccccagcaacccCGACCAGAAATCCCACCAGATCATCAAGTTCGGGACCAACATCGACCTCTCGGACGCCAAgaggtgagggggtggggggcacccatgggtgctgggggcggggggggtcagggggcacccatgggggatGAGGGGGTTGTCAGGGGACACCCATGGGGGATGGGGGGCGTGTCAGGGAGCACCCACAGGTGATGGgagccacccatgggtgctgtggaGGGTCAGGGTGCACCcacagggggtggggggcacccatgggtgctatggAGGGGGGTCAGGGCGCACGCATGGGCGATGGGGGGCAGCCATGGGTGCTGTGGAGGAGGGTcagggggcacccatgggggctGGTGAGGGATCAGGGGGCACCCACAGGTGATGGgagccacccatgggtgctatggAGGGGGTcagggggcacccatgggggctGGTGAGGGAGCAGGGGGCACCCACAGGTGATGGgagccacccatgggtgctatggAGGCATTCAGGGTGCACCCATGGGGgatggggggcacccatgggtgctgtggaGGGGGGTCAGGGGACACCCATGGGCGATGGGGGGCAGCTATGGGTGCTGTGGAGGGTCAGGGTGCACCcacagggggtggggggcacccatgggtgctatggAGGGGGGTCAGGGCGCACCCATGGGGGCTGGTGAGGGAGCAGGGGGCACCCACAGGTGATGGgagccacccatgggtgctatggAGGCATTCAGGGTGCACCCATGGGGgatggggggcacccatgggtgctatggAGGAGGGTcagggggcacccatgggggctGGTGAGGGATCAGGGAGCACGCACAGGTGATGGgagccacccatgggtgctatggAGAGGGGTCAGGGCGCACCCATGGGCgatggggggcacccatgggtgctataGAGGGGTTCAGGGGCACCTGTGGGGcatggggggcacccatgggtgctgtggaGGGTCAGGGCgcacccccggggggggggggggcacccatgggtgctatggAGGGGGATCAGGTCGCACCCCCGGGGGATGTGGGGCACCCCTGGGTACTCTGCGGTGGCTCAGGAAGCACCTACAGTGCCTGGACAACACCcacaggggatggggaagggTCAATCGCCACCCACGGGCGGGTGGGGGACACCCATGGGTGTTAGGGGACcccccccctgacaccccccacccaccccccgcAGGTGGAAGCcgcagctgcaggagctgctgaagctgcCGGCGTTCATGCGGGTGTCGTCCACCGGGAACATGCTGAGCCACGTGGGTCACACCATCCTGGGCATGAACACCGTGCAGCTCTACATGAAGGTGCCCGGCAGCCGCACACCCGGTGAGGGGGGACGCGGGGACACCCGGGGAGGGGACAcccgggaggggtgggggggacaccccggggtGGGGGACACCGGGGACACGCACGTGGGAAGGGGAGACGCCGCACTGAGCACCCAGGTCATGGTGTCACCACcctttgggggggtgtgggggtggtaCAGTCggtgggaggggatggggggacgCTGGGGggtgacagcggggctggggacactggtggGGTGACagtggggggacactgggggggacaATGTGGGGGGACACCgagggggacactggggacacgtGTGTGGTGGCGGGAGACAGCGTCGAGTGTCTGCGTTGGGGTGTCACCACcctttgggggggtgtgggggtggtaCAGTCGgcgggaggggatggggggacgCTGGGGGGTGACagtggggggacactgggggggacaatgtggggggacactgagggggaCGTCAGGGACACACACGTGGGAAGGGGAGACGCCGCACTGAGCACCCAGGTCATGGTGTCACCACcctttgggggggtgtgggggtggtaCAGTCGgcgggaggggatggggggacgCTGGGGGGTGACAGTGGCGGGGACAATGTGGggggacaccaagggggacactggggacacgtGTGTGGTGGCGGGAGACGGCGTCGAGTGTCTGCGTTGGGGTGTCACCACCctttgggggtgtgtgggggtggtACAGTCGGCGGGAGGGGACAGGATGATGGTGATGAGGGTGACGGTGACAGGAGTGATGGTGACAGGGGGTGATCGTGACGTGGATGGCAGTGTGGGGGGTGATGGTGACACAGGTGACAGTGACGGGGGGTGACGGTGACGGGGTGACGGTGACAGGGTGACAGTGACGGGGGTGATGGTGACGGGGGTGACGGTGATGGGGTGACAGTGACGGGGTGACAGTGATGGGGGGTGACGGTGATGGGGGTGATGGTGACCTGGTGATAGTGACATGGGGTGACAGTGACAGGTGATGGTGACGGGGTGACGGTGACAGGGTGTGATGGTGATGGGGGTGACAGTGACGGGGGGTAACAGTGACGGGGGGTGACGGTGACAGGGGGTGACGGTGACGCAGGTGACGGTGATGGGGGTGGTAGTGACGGGGGTGACAGTGACGGGTGACAGTGATGGGGTGACGGTGACAGGGGTGACGGTGACGGGGTGACAGCGACACCGTCCCTGCAGGTCACCAGGAGAACAACAACTTCTGCTCCGTCAACATCAACATCGGCCCCGGGGACTGCGAGTGGTTCGCGGTGCACGAGCACTACTGGGAAACCATCTCGGCCTTCTGCGACAAGTgagggcggggccgggggggggaggggcctGGGGGGAggggcctggggtgggggaggggcctgggggggagggggaggggctagaggtgggggaaggggaaggggaaggggggagctgggagagcagctctggggtgCTGCAGCAAAAGGGGGCGTGGCcaggggagggggcgtggccaaGCGTGGTGGGCGTGGCTACATGCAGTGGGCGGGGCCAGCCCCCATAACCCATGCCCACAGCGGTCTTGGGAGGAGAGGGGGCGTGGCCACACATCAAGGGGGTGTGACTACATGCAGTGGGCATGGCCAGTCCCCATAACCAGTACACAGGGGGGCGTGGCCACGCACCGAGGGGGCGTGGTCACGTGTAGGGGGCGTGGCCACCCCATAACCAGTGCGCATGGGGGCGTGGCTATGTGCAGGGGGCGTGGCCAGCCCCCATAACCAGTACATATGGGGGCGTGGCCACACACCGAGGGGGCGTGGCTATGCGCAGGGGGCGTGGTCAGGCCCCATAACCACTACACAGGGGGCGGGGCCGCATGCAGAGGGCGTGGCCAGCCCCCATAACCAGTGCACATGGGGGCGTGGCCACGCACCGAGGGGGCGTGGCCATGTGCAGGGGGCGTGGTCAGCCGCCATAACCAGTGCCCACAGCggtattggggggggggaaggcagttgggggtgggtgggtggtgagGGGGCGTGGCCACGCGCTGAGGGGGCGTGGCTATGTGCGGGGGGGCGTGGCCACATGCAGGGGGCGTGGCCAGAGCAGGCAAAGAGCACGGTGCAAAGAAAAGGGGAGGGGTAGGGTaggggtagggtagggtagggcGGATAAGGGAGGACCGGGGTGGGCGTGTCGGTGGGCGTGGCTTCTCCTGACCCCTCCCCCCCCGCGGCAGGCACGGCGTGGACTACCTGACGGGCTCGTGGTGGCCCATCCTGGAGGATTTGTACCGCTCCAACATCCCCGTGTACCGGTTCGTGCAGCGCCCGGGGGACCTGGTGTGGATCAACGCCGGGACCGTGCACTGGGTGCAGGCGACGGGGTGGTGCAACAACATCGCCTGGAACGTCGGGCCCCTCACCGGTAACGggggaactgggggcactggggagactggggggaactgggggcactggggggaactggggggaactggggggacatgggactggggggatatggggggacagggggggactggggggatatggggggcactggggggaactgggggggactggggggaactggggggaactggggggactggggggaactggggggacatgggactggggggaactggggggactggggggaactggggggacatgggactggggggatatggggggacaggggggggtATGAGGGACTGGGGGGAccaggggggttggggggatatggggggactgggagacactggggggaactgggggggactgggggcactggggggaactggggggactggagggactgggggcactgggtgGATATGGGGGTCATGGGGGGACTGGAggcactggggggaactggggggacatgggactggggggatatggggggacaggggggggctggggggatatggggggcactggggggaactgggggggactggggggaactggggggactggggggaactggggggacatgggactggggggatatgggggtcatggggggactggggggataTGGGCGGACAcggggggaactggggggactggagggactgggggcactggggggatatgggggtcatggggggactgggggggatAGGGGGgtactgggcagactgggggtACATGGGaagactggggggactggggggatatgggaggaactgggggacatggggggactgggggcacgggggggatatggggggactggggggatatggggggactGGGCGGACTGGGGGTACATGGGGAGACTGGGGGGACACGGGAGGAACTGGGGGGACTGGAGGGACTGGGGGCATACGGgattggggggatatggggggacatggggtggtGGGAGTGTGTCGGGGACACgaggggacagtgggggacatggggggacagcagggacgtggggatgtggtggggacacggcggggacatggaggggacagtagggacatggaggggacatgAGGGGCCAGGAGGGACACGgcggggacatggtggggggcGGCAGTGAGTGACACAGCCCGGCCAGGGTGCGGGGGGGACatcggggaggggacacacagcaCGGTCACATGACCCAGacacagcggggggggggggggaggtgtcaCACAGAGGGTCCCCACGCTGGGACACGGCGAtggcggagcgggggggggacaggggacacgtGGAGACACACgctgagccctggggacacgTGGCGGGGTTGGGGGGACACCCGTGGTGGCCCTGatgtccccattgtcccccccgccatgtgtgtgtccccccccccagcctacCAGTACCAGCTGGCGCTGGAGCGCTACGAGTGGAACGAGGTGAAGAACGTCAAGTCCATCGTCCCCATGATCCACGTGTCCTGGAACGTGGCCAGGACCGTCAAGATCAGCGACCCCGACCTCTACAGGATGATCAAGTGagcggggggacacggaggggacacggaggggacacgAAGGGGACACagcggggatggggacacggaggggacatgggggacatggagggaatggggacatggtggggatggggacatggaggggacacaggggggacacgGAGGAGACACggaggggacatggtggggacatggaggggacacggaggggacacagtggggacacggaggggacatagaggggacacggaggggacacagaggggacacggaggggacatggaggggacacggggggacacagcggggacatggaggggatggggacacaggggggacacggaggggacacggaggggacacagcggggacatggaggggatggggacatgggggacacggaggggacacgggggacacggaggggacacggaggggacacggggggacacaggAGGACATGGAGGGGTtagggacacagaggggacatggtggggacacaggagggacacggaggggacacagcggggacatggaggggatggggacacagaggggacacaggggggacacggaggggacacggaggggacatggaggggacatggaggggacacggaggggacatggtggggacacagaggggacacggaggggatggggacacaggggggacacggaggggacacagcggggacatggaggggacatggaggggatggggacatggaggggacacagaggggacacggaggggatggggacacggaggggacatagaggggacacggaggggacatggaggggacatggaggggacatggggggacacaggaggATGTGGAGGGGTtagggacacagaggggacacggaggggatggggacacaggggggacacggggacacagcggggacacggaggggatggggacacggaggggacacggaggggacatggaggggatggggacacggtagggacatggggacacagaaGAGTTGGGGACATGGGATAGAGACACAGCAGGGAgaggtggggacatggtggggacacagAGGGAATGTGGAAGGGACACAGGACACAGAGGGgttggggacatggtggggacacagaggggacacagtggggacacggagggggtggggacacagcagggacatggtggggacacagaggggacatgaaggggacacaggggggacataatggggacacaggggggttggggacatggaggggacaaaGAAGGGACAGAGTGGGGACAcggaggggatggggacatgaTGGGGACAGAGACAACGGGGACATggcggggatggggacacgggtCAGGGTTGGGGCCACGGGCCCGGGGACACCCTGGGGCCACTCTGGGCCTTCTGCCACCTCCAGCTGCCTCCACCTGGGGGGGTTGCGCCCCaacccctcccccaccccccctatATTGAAGGCCCCCGCCTCCCGGGGTGGGCGGGGCCTGGcaggggcggggcctggcgggggcggggcctgacgggggcgggggggggccccgggggggccccgccgGCGTTGCAGGTACTGCCTGATGCAGTCCATCAAGCACTGCCAGGTGCAGCGCGAGAGCCTGGTCCGCGCCGGCAAGAAAATCGCCTACCAGGGCCGGGTGAAGGACGAACCGGCCTATTACTGCAACGAGTGTGACGTGAGtggcagccgggggggggggcggggcctgggagggggcggggcgggggcttGGGGATGGGCTCGGCAAAGTCTTGGGCGTGGTTTGAATGTTTTCTTGGTCGGCGGCTTGGTTTGGGCTTGGGGATGGTCTTGGCCATGGTCTTGGGTATGGTCTTGGCCATGGTCTTGGGTATGGTCTTGGCCATGGTGTTGGTGATGGTTTTGGCCATAGTCTTGGCCATGGTGTTGGGTATGGTCTTGGCCATGGTCTTGGCATGATCTTGGCTATGGTCTTGGTCATGGTCTTGGTCATGGTCTTGGCCATAAGCTTGGCATGGTCTTGATGTGGTCTTGGCCATGGTCTTGGCATGGTCTTGGTCATGGTCTTGGTATGGTCTTGGTCATGGCCTTGGCCATGGTCTTGGTATGGTCTTGGCATGATCTTGGCTATGGTCTTGGTCATGGTCTTGGTCATGGCCTTGGCCATAAGCTTGGCATGGTCTTGATGTGGTCTTGGTCATGGTCTTGGTATGGTCTTGGTCATGGCCTTGGCTATGGTCTTGGTATGGTCTTGGCATGATCTTGGCTATGGTCTTGGTATGGTCTTGGTCATGGCCTTGGCCATAAGCTTGGCATGGTCTTGGCGTGGTCTTGGTTATGGTCTTGGCATGATCTTGGTCATGATTTTGGTCATGGACTTGGTGTGATCTTGACCATGGTTTTGGTCATGGTCTTGGCCA
Proteins encoded in this region:
- the LOC141939070 gene encoding LOW QUALITY PROTEIN: lysine-specific demethylase 6B-like (The sequence of the model RefSeq protein was modified relative to this genomic sequence to represent the inferred CDS: inserted 2 bases in 2 codons), which encodes LESKRDAFXPVLLQFCTDPKNPITVIRGLAGSLRLNLGLFSTKTLVEASGEHAVEVRTQVQQPSDQNWDLSGTRQVWPCESSRSHTTIAKYAQYQASSFQESLQEDKDSEDEEAEEPDSTTETPPGNPDQKSHQIIKFGTNIDLSDAKRWKPQLQELLKLPAFMRVSSTGNMLSHVGHTILGMNTVQLYMKVPGSRTPGHQENNNFCSVNINIGPGDCEWFAVHEHYWETISAFCDKHGVDYLTGSWWPILEDLYRSNIPVYRFVQRPGDLVWINAGTVHWVQATGWCNNIAWNVGPLTAYQYQLALERYEWNEVKNVKSIVPMIHVSWNVARTVKISDPDLYRMIKYCLMQSIKHCQVQRESLVRAGKKIAYQGRVKDEPAYYCNECDVEVFNILFVTSETGGRNTYLVHCEGCARRRSANLHGVVVLEQYKXEELMHIYDGFTL